The following are encoded in a window of Castanea sativa cultivar Marrone di Chiusa Pesio chromosome 9, ASM4071231v1 genomic DNA:
- the LOC142609004 gene encoding uncharacterized protein LOC142609004, which produces MIGTYKDWHEFLPFALCAYRTSVRTSTGATPYSLVYGMEAVLPTEEEIPSLRILSQTELSKVGWACSQYKQLNLIDEKRMTAMCHGQLYQCCVERAFNKKVRPIAFEGDLVLKKQSQAMPNHRGKFTLTYKGPYVVKKPFSEEALILVDIDGHDFNMSTNSDAVIQYFS; this is translated from the coding sequence ATGATAGGCACCTATAAGGATTGGCACGAGTTCTTGCCATTTGCCCTGTGCGCCTATCGTACTTCTGTTCGTACTTCCACAGGTGCAACCCCGTATTCCTTGGTCTATGGCATGGAAGCCGTCCTCCCCACAGAGGAAGAGATCCCATCTCTTAGAATCTTATCACAGACAGAGCTATCAAAAGTTGGATGGGCTTGTTCCCAATATAAGCAACTAAACTTAATAGACGAGAAGCGCATGACTGCAATGTGCCATGGACAGTTGTACCAATGTTGTGTTGAGCGAGCATTCAACAAGAAAGTTAGACCCATAGCCTTTGAAGGCGATCTAGTCTTGAAAAAGCAAAGCCAGGCCATGCCTAATCACAGAGGAAAGTTTACCCTGACATACAAGGGCCCATATGTGGTGAAGAAGCCCTTCTCCGAAGAAGCCTTGATCCTAGTTGACATAGATGGGCACGACTTCAATATGTCCACCAATTCTGATGCTGTCATACAGTACTTTTCATGA